The following proteins come from a genomic window of Azospirillum humicireducens:
- a CDS encoding NAD(P) transhydrogenase subunit alpha, producing the protein MEHPDPASNIAAFRQTLAALTNQVDALAVQVAQLSPVPVTEAASHGSFFVTGLTVLVLACFVGYYVVWRVTPALHSPLMAVTNAVSSVIIVGALVAAGPAGFGFSKVLGFLAVILASVNIFGGFLVTQRMLSMFKKKGK; encoded by the coding sequence ATGGAACACCCGGATCCCGCAAGCAACATCGCCGCGTTCCGCCAGACCCTGGCGGCGCTGACCAATCAGGTCGATGCGCTGGCCGTGCAGGTGGCGCAGCTGTCGCCGGTCCCCGTCACCGAGGCGGCCAGCCATGGCAGCTTCTTCGTCACCGGCCTGACGGTGCTCGTGCTGGCCTGCTTCGTCGGCTATTACGTCGTCTGGCGCGTCACTCCGGCCCTGCATTCGCCGCTGATGGCCGTCACCAACGCCGTGTCGTCGGTCATCATCGTCGGCGCGCTGGTCGCCGCCGGCCCGGCCGGCTTCGGCTTCTCCAAGGTCCTGGGCTTCCTCGCCGTCATCCTGGCCTCCGTCAACATCTTCGGCGGCTTCCTCGTGACCCAGCGCATGCTCTCCATGTTCAAGAAGAAGGGCAAGTAA
- a CDS encoding NAD(P)(+) transhydrogenase (Re/Si-specific) subunit beta, giving the protein METLSALLYLVASICFIMALRGLSSPETSRQGNIYGMVGMTIAILTTLASPIVQSYWMIVLGIAIGGAIGYVVAKKIEMTALPQLVAAFHSLVGLAAVFVALAAFYSPEAYGIGVRGAIAKGSLIEMALGTAVGAITFTGSIVAFAKLQGLVTGKPLVFPMQHPLNAALGVLTVILIGWLVQSNADVAMWLIVVVALALGFLLILPIGGADMPVVISMLNSYSGWAACGIGFTLQNNLLIITGALVGSSGAILSYIMCKGMNRSIFNVILGGFGGEAAGAAAGAKGPQGSVKAGSAEDAAYIMKNAQSVIVVPGYGMAVAQAQHALREMSDALKHEGVDVKYAIHPVAGRMPGHMNVLLAEANVPYDEVFELEDINRDFGTADVAFVIGANDVTNPAAKTDPTSAIYGMPILDVEKAKTVFFIKRGMAAGYAGVENELFFRPNTMMLFGDAKKVTEEVVKAMEA; this is encoded by the coding sequence ATGGAAACCTTGTCCGCCCTTCTCTATCTCGTCGCCTCGATCTGCTTCATCATGGCGCTGCGCGGGCTCTCCAGCCCGGAGACCTCGCGCCAGGGCAACATCTACGGCATGGTCGGCATGACCATCGCCATCCTGACCACGCTGGCCTCGCCCATCGTCCAGTCCTATTGGATGATCGTGCTCGGCATCGCCATCGGCGGCGCCATCGGCTATGTGGTGGCCAAGAAGATCGAGATGACGGCGCTGCCCCAGCTGGTCGCCGCCTTCCACTCGCTGGTCGGTCTGGCCGCCGTCTTCGTGGCGCTCGCCGCCTTCTACTCGCCGGAGGCCTACGGCATCGGCGTCCGCGGCGCCATCGCCAAGGGCTCGCTGATTGAAATGGCGCTCGGCACCGCGGTCGGTGCCATCACCTTCACCGGTTCCATCGTCGCCTTCGCCAAGCTCCAGGGTCTGGTCACCGGCAAGCCGCTGGTCTTCCCGATGCAGCATCCGCTGAACGCGGCGCTCGGCGTGCTGACCGTCATCCTGATCGGCTGGCTGGTGCAGTCGAACGCCGATGTCGCGATGTGGCTGATCGTCGTCGTGGCGCTGGCGCTGGGCTTCCTGCTGATCCTGCCGATCGGCGGCGCCGACATGCCGGTCGTCATCTCGATGCTGAACAGCTACTCCGGCTGGGCGGCCTGCGGCATCGGCTTCACCCTGCAGAACAACCTGCTGATCATCACCGGCGCACTGGTGGGCTCCTCGGGCGCGATCCTGTCCTACATCATGTGCAAGGGCATGAACCGCTCGATCTTCAACGTCATCCTCGGCGGCTTCGGCGGCGAGGCGGCGGGGGCCGCGGCCGGTGCCAAGGGTCCGCAGGGCTCGGTCAAGGCCGGCTCGGCGGAGGATGCGGCCTACATCATGAAGAACGCCCAGTCGGTGATCGTGGTGCCGGGCTACGGCATGGCGGTGGCCCAGGCCCAGCATGCGCTGCGCGAGATGTCCGATGCGCTGAAGCATGAGGGCGTGGACGTGAAGTACGCCATCCACCCGGTGGCGGGCCGCATGCCCGGTCACATGAACGTGCTGCTGGCCGAGGCCAACGTGCCGTACGACGAGGTGTTCGAGCTGGAGGACATCAACCGCGACTTCGGCACCGCGGATGTGGCCTTCGTCATCGGTGCCAACGACGTGACCAACCCGGCGGCCAAGACCGACCCGACCAGCGCCATCTACGGCATGCCGATCCTCGACGTGGAGAAGGCCAAGACGGTGTTCTTCATCAAGCGCGGCATGGCCGCCGGCTACGCCGGCGTCGAGAACGAGCTGTTCTTCCGCCCCAACACCATGATGCTGTTCGGCGACGCCAAGAAGGTCACCGAAGAGGTCGTCAAGGCGATGGAAGCGTAA
- the uraD gene encoding 2-oxo-4-hydroxy-4-carboxy-5-ureidoimidazoline decarboxylase, which yields MPYSIDDLNRMDRAAFVAALGAVFEDSPWVADAAWEQRPFADATALRAAMTGIVRAAGTERQRALILSHPDLADRASRPANLTAFSQTEQAKAGLNELTNAEAQEQRDLNRAYRERFGFPFIMAVRFSSKQEILAAMRERVANEPDVEFGRALEEIYKIAGFRLDDLVKG from the coding sequence ATGCCCTATAGCATTGACGATCTGAACCGGATGGACCGCGCCGCCTTCGTCGCGGCGCTGGGCGCGGTGTTCGAGGACAGCCCCTGGGTGGCGGACGCCGCCTGGGAGCAGCGACCCTTCGCCGATGCCACCGCCTTGCGCGCGGCGATGACCGGCATCGTGCGCGCGGCGGGGACGGAGCGGCAGCGCGCCCTGATCCTGTCCCACCCCGACCTCGCCGACCGCGCCAGCCGCCCGGCCAACCTGACCGCCTTCTCGCAGACCGAACAGGCGAAAGCGGGCCTGAACGAGTTGACGAACGCGGAGGCCCAGGAACAACGCGACCTGAACCGCGCCTATCGCGAGCGCTTCGGCTTCCCCTTCATCATGGCGGTGCGCTTCAGCAGCAAGCAGGAGATCCTGGCGGCGATGCGCGAGCGCGTGGCGAACGAGCCGGATGTGGAGTTTGGCCGGGCGCTGGAGGAGATCTACAAGATCGCCGGGTTCCGGCTGGACGATCTGGTTAAGGGATAA
- the uraH gene encoding hydroxyisourate hydrolase encodes MGRLTTHVLDIAAGRPAPGMRIRLTSLDSGAVLGEFTTNADGRLDAPALQGDDLMPGRYELLFMAGDYFRRTGSISGDGPDFIDEVPLRFGIKDASQHYHVPLLVSPWAYSTYRGS; translated from the coding sequence ATGGGCCGCCTGACCACCCACGTCCTCGACATCGCCGCCGGCCGTCCGGCGCCGGGCATGCGCATCCGCCTGACCTCGCTCGACAGCGGCGCCGTTCTGGGCGAGTTCACCACCAACGCTGACGGACGGCTCGACGCTCCGGCGCTGCAGGGCGACGATCTCATGCCCGGCCGCTATGAATTGCTGTTCATGGCCGGCGACTATTTCCGCCGCACCGGTTCCATCTCCGGCGACGGCCCCGACTTCATCGACGAGGTGCCGTTGCGCTTCGGCATCAAGGACGCCTCCCAGCATTACCATGTGCCGCTGCTGGTCTCGCCCTGGGCCTATTCGACCTACCGCGGCAGCTGA
- a CDS encoding sulfite exporter TauE/SafE family protein, producing MMSLAVLMLAAFASGALNAVAGGGAFITFPALLFAGVPPVAANASSTVALFPGQAASSWAYRREIAAGGQVNVPVFAAISLVGGLTGALLLLLTPNAVFARFVPWLLLFATAVFAVGAYAPWIVSRLRLGGRSVLVVQFGISIYGGYFGGGIGFLMLAALTLFGLRDIHAMNGLRLLLAMLMNAAAVGAFIVAGAVSWPETSAMAVAAVAGGYAGAMGAKRVDQRSLKTLVVLIGTALTLHFFAKGA from the coding sequence ATGATGAGTCTCGCCGTCCTGATGCTGGCCGCCTTTGCGTCGGGTGCGCTGAACGCCGTTGCCGGAGGCGGCGCCTTCATCACCTTTCCGGCCCTGCTGTTCGCCGGCGTGCCGCCGGTGGCCGCCAATGCCTCCAGCACCGTGGCGCTGTTTCCGGGGCAGGCGGCCAGCAGTTGGGCCTACAGGCGCGAGATCGCGGCCGGCGGTCAGGTGAATGTGCCGGTCTTCGCAGCCATCAGCCTCGTCGGCGGGCTGACCGGCGCCCTGCTGCTTCTGTTGACGCCGAACGCGGTGTTCGCGCGCTTCGTGCCCTGGTTGCTGCTGTTCGCGACTGCCGTCTTCGCCGTGGGAGCTTATGCGCCATGGATCGTGTCGCGGCTGCGGCTGGGTGGGCGGAGCGTTCTGGTCGTGCAGTTCGGCATCTCGATCTATGGCGGCTATTTCGGCGGTGGCATCGGCTTTCTGATGCTGGCGGCGCTGACCCTGTTCGGACTGCGCGACATCCACGCCATGAACGGGCTGCGGCTGCTGCTGGCGATGCTGATGAATGCGGCTGCGGTCGGCGCCTTCATCGTCGCCGGAGCGGTGTCGTGGCCAGAGACCAGTGCCATGGCGGTGGCGGCGGTTGCCGGCGGCTATGCCGGCGCCATGGGTGCGAAGCGGGTCGATCAGAGGAGTCTGAAGACACTGGTCGTCCTCATCGGAACGGCTCTGACCCTGCACTTCTTTGCGAAGGGAGCCTGA
- a CDS encoding 2-dehydropantoate 2-reductase has protein sequence MKICIYGSGAIGGYLGVRLHQAGAEVSLVARGAHLAAMRENGVTLLMGEEKTVVHPRCTDNPAELGPQDYVIIALKAHSVPGVVPAMQPLLGDDTAVVTAVNGIPYWYFHGTGGEFDGRTLETVDPGAVQWNGLGPQRAIGCVVYPATEVVEPGVIQHVYGDKFSLGEPDGSKSDRVVALSKAMEAGGLRAPVLDRIRDEIWLKLWGNLCFNPISALTHGTLEVICGDAETRAVAKAMMLEAKEIGDRLGVHFRVDVERRINGAAAVGAHKTSMLQDLERGRPMEIDPLLSVVQEMGRMVGVPTPTIDVVLALVKQRGETAGCYSRPQATAVPASAREVAAAQ, from the coding sequence ATGAAGATCTGCATCTACGGATCCGGGGCCATCGGCGGCTATCTCGGCGTTCGCCTGCACCAGGCGGGTGCCGAAGTCAGTCTGGTGGCGCGCGGTGCGCATCTGGCGGCGATGCGCGAGAACGGCGTCACCCTGCTGATGGGGGAGGAGAAGACCGTCGTCCATCCCCGCTGCACCGACAACCCGGCCGAACTCGGCCCGCAAGACTACGTCATCATTGCGCTGAAGGCCCATTCCGTCCCCGGCGTCGTCCCCGCGATGCAGCCGCTGCTCGGTGACGACACCGCCGTCGTCACTGCGGTCAACGGCATCCCCTATTGGTACTTCCATGGCACCGGCGGCGAGTTCGACGGCCGTACGCTGGAGACGGTCGATCCCGGTGCGGTTCAGTGGAACGGGCTGGGGCCGCAGCGCGCCATCGGCTGCGTCGTCTATCCGGCGACCGAGGTGGTGGAGCCCGGCGTCATCCAGCATGTCTATGGCGACAAGTTCTCGCTGGGTGAGCCTGACGGGTCGAAGTCCGACCGCGTCGTCGCCCTGTCCAAGGCGATGGAGGCCGGCGGCCTGCGCGCCCCCGTGCTGGACCGCATCCGCGACGAGATTTGGCTGAAGCTGTGGGGCAACCTGTGCTTCAACCCGATCAGCGCCCTGACCCACGGCACGCTGGAGGTCATCTGCGGCGATGCCGAGACCCGCGCCGTCGCCAAGGCGATGATGCTGGAGGCCAAGGAGATCGGCGACCGGCTGGGCGTCCATTTCCGCGTCGATGTCGAACGCCGTATCAACGGCGCTGCGGCGGTCGGTGCCCACAAGACCTCCATGCTGCAGGACCTGGAGCGCGGACGGCCGATGGAAATCGACCCGCTTCTGTCGGTGGTCCAGGAAATGGGCCGCATGGTCGGCGTGCCGACCCCGACCATCGACGTGGTGCTGGCCTTGGTGAAGCAGCGCGGGGAGACCGCCGGCTGCTACAGCAGGCCGCAGGCCACGGCGGTTCCGGCATCTGCCCGGGAAGTGGCGGCTGCCCAGTAA
- the oxlT gene encoding oxalate/formate MFS antiporter → MQHTNSEAQGAPLGGRWMQLVIGVICMSMIANLQYGWTLFVNPIEEKYHWGRAAIQVAFTIFVVTETWLVPVEGWFVDKFGPRIVVLIGGVLCALAWVINSVADSLALLYLGAAIGGIGAGGVYGTCVGNALKWFPDRRGLAAGLTAAGFGAGSALTVVPIATMIETSGFEQTFLVFGLGQGLVVFVLAWFLREADPALLPKTKSNIVQSRRNYTPQETLKSPVFWVMYLMFVMVAAGGLMATAQLGPIAKDFHLDGMPVSIMGLTLPALTFALTIDRVLNGVTRPFFGWVSDHIGRENTMFVAFAIEAVGILALNQWGQHPVAFVVLTGLVFFAWGEIYSLFPSCCADSFGSKFATTNAGLLYTAKGTASLVVPFANVIVASTGSWQTVFFFAAAVNAIAAFMALFVLKPMRARQIAEDTPQPMGKLVTEGAD, encoded by the coding sequence ATGCAGCATACGAATTCGGAGGCGCAGGGCGCACCGCTCGGCGGCCGCTGGATGCAGTTGGTCATCGGCGTGATCTGCATGTCGATGATCGCCAACCTGCAATATGGCTGGACGCTGTTCGTCAACCCCATCGAAGAAAAGTATCACTGGGGTCGTGCCGCCATCCAGGTCGCCTTCACCATCTTCGTCGTGACCGAAACCTGGCTGGTTCCCGTCGAAGGTTGGTTCGTTGATAAATTTGGACCCCGCATCGTCGTTCTGATCGGCGGCGTGCTGTGCGCGCTGGCCTGGGTCATCAACTCGGTCGCCGACTCGCTGGCGCTGCTCTATCTGGGTGCGGCCATCGGCGGTATCGGCGCCGGCGGCGTCTATGGCACCTGCGTCGGCAACGCCCTGAAGTGGTTTCCCGACCGTCGCGGCCTCGCCGCCGGCCTGACCGCCGCCGGCTTCGGCGCCGGCTCCGCCCTCACCGTCGTGCCGATCGCCACCATGATCGAAACCTCGGGCTTCGAGCAGACCTTCCTGGTCTTCGGCCTCGGCCAAGGCTTGGTCGTCTTCGTGCTGGCCTGGTTCCTGAGGGAAGCAGACCCGGCCCTGCTGCCGAAGACCAAGTCCAACATCGTGCAGAGCCGCCGCAATTACACCCCGCAGGAGACGCTGAAGTCGCCGGTCTTCTGGGTGATGTACCTGATGTTCGTCATGGTCGCCGCCGGCGGTCTGATGGCCACCGCCCAGCTCGGTCCCATCGCCAAGGACTTCCATCTCGATGGCATGCCGGTCAGCATCATGGGCCTGACCTTGCCGGCGCTGACCTTCGCGTTGACCATCGACCGGGTTCTGAACGGCGTGACCCGTCCCTTCTTTGGCTGGGTGTCCGACCATATCGGCCGCGAGAACACCATGTTCGTCGCCTTCGCCATCGAGGCCGTCGGCATCCTGGCGCTGAACCAGTGGGGTCAACACCCGGTCGCCTTCGTCGTCCTGACCGGTCTGGTGTTCTTCGCCTGGGGCGAGATCTACAGCCTGTTCCCGTCCTGCTGCGCCGACAGCTTCGGTTCGAAGTTCGCGACGACCAATGCCGGCCTGCTCTACACCGCCAAAGGGACGGCGTCGCTGGTGGTTCCCTTCGCCAACGTGATCGTGGCCTCCACCGGCAGCTGGCAGACGGTGTTCTTCTTCGCCGCCGCGGTCAACGCCATCGCCGCCTTCATGGCCCTGTTCGTCCTGAAGCCGATGCGCGCCCGCCAGATCGCCGAGGACACCCCTCAGCCGATGGGCAAGCTGGTGACCGAGGGCGCCGACTGA
- a CDS encoding Re/Si-specific NAD(P)(+) transhydrogenase subunit alpha: MKIAIPRERRPGERRVAASPETVKKLKTLGLDVVVESGAGLGSSITDSAFEAAGAAIAADAASALADADIVLKVQRPLIAQEIEKGEGGEDELALIRKGALLFAILNPYNSRDHVKAYADAGVNAFAMEFMPRITRAQVMDVLSSQANLAGYKAVVDAASEYGRAFPMMMTAAGTVPPARAFIMGVGVAGLQAIATAKRLGAIVSATDVRPAVKEQVQSLGGSFVAVENEEFKQAETAGGYAKEMSDDYKRQQAALVAEHIKKQDLVITTALIPGRKAPILVTAEHVASMKPGSVIVDLAVEQGGNVEGAKLGEVVTTANGVKIVGHANYASRIAESASLLYAKNLLALLTSLHGKDTGVAVNWDDEIVKAIALTRDGAIVHPAFADAREAQPA; this comes from the coding sequence ATGAAGATCGCCATACCCAGGGAGCGCCGTCCGGGCGAGCGCCGCGTCGCCGCGTCTCCCGAAACCGTCAAGAAACTCAAAACCCTCGGGCTGGACGTGGTGGTGGAGAGCGGGGCCGGCCTCGGTTCCAGCATCACCGATTCGGCCTTTGAGGCGGCGGGGGCCGCCATCGCCGCCGATGCGGCCTCGGCGCTGGCCGATGCCGACATCGTGCTGAAGGTGCAGCGTCCGCTGATCGCCCAAGAAATTGAAAAGGGCGAAGGCGGTGAGGACGAGCTGGCGCTTATCCGCAAGGGCGCGCTGCTGTTCGCCATCCTCAACCCCTACAACAGCCGCGACCATGTGAAGGCCTATGCCGATGCCGGCGTGAACGCCTTCGCCATGGAGTTCATGCCGCGCATCACCCGCGCCCAGGTCATGGACGTGCTGTCCTCGCAGGCCAACCTCGCCGGCTACAAGGCCGTCGTCGATGCCGCCAGCGAGTATGGCCGCGCCTTCCCGATGATGATGACCGCCGCCGGCACCGTTCCGCCGGCGAGAGCCTTCATCATGGGCGTCGGCGTCGCCGGCCTCCAGGCCATCGCCACCGCCAAGCGCCTCGGCGCCATCGTCTCGGCCACCGACGTGCGCCCGGCGGTGAAGGAGCAGGTCCAGTCACTGGGCGGCAGCTTCGTCGCCGTCGAGAACGAGGAGTTCAAGCAGGCCGAGACCGCCGGCGGCTACGCCAAGGAGATGTCCGACGACTACAAGCGCCAGCAGGCGGCCCTGGTCGCCGAGCACATCAAGAAGCAGGATCTCGTCATCACCACCGCGCTGATCCCCGGCCGCAAGGCGCCGATCCTGGTGACGGCGGAGCATGTGGCGTCGATGAAGCCGGGCTCGGTGATCGTCGATCTGGCGGTGGAGCAGGGCGGCAACGTCGAGGGCGCCAAGCTGGGCGAGGTGGTGACCACGGCCAACGGCGTGAAGATCGTCGGCCATGCCAACTACGCCAGCCGCATCGCCGAGAGCGCCTCGCTGCTCTATGCCAAGAACCTGCTGGCACTGCTGACGTCGCTGCACGGGAAAGACACCGGCGTCGCCGTCAACTGGGACGACGAGATCGTCAAGGCCATCGCGCTGACCCGCGACGGCGCCATCGTGCATCCTGCCTTCGCGGACGCCCGCGAAGCGCAACCCGCGTGA
- the gcl gene encoding glyoxylate carboligase, producing MARMTAAEAAVRVLEREGIDVCFGVPGAAINPFYAAMQRRGTMRHVLARHVEGASHMAEGYTRAKAGNIGVCIGTSGPAGTDMITGLYSAIADSIPILCITGQAPRARLHKEDFQAINVPDIAKPVTKWALTVLEPAQVPYVFQQAFHLMRSGRPGPVLIDLPIDVQMAEIEFDDETYEPLPVYKPAATRAQVEKALAMFAAAERPLVVAGGGIINADASDKLVEFAELLGVPVIPTLMGWGTIPDDHPLMAGMVGLQTAHRYGNATMLKSDFVLGIGNRWANRHTGSVEVYTKGRKFVHVDIEPTQIGRVFMPDLGIVSDAGAALDLFIEVAKEWKAEGRFKDLGGWVRDCQGRKRSMHRRSDFDQVPMKPQRVYQEMNSAFGQDTTYVTTIGLSQIAGAQFLHVYKPRHWINCGQAGPLGWTLPAALGVRVADPKRRIVALSGDYDFQFMIEELAVGAQHKLPYIHVLVNNAYLGLIRQAQRAFQMDFQVQLSFENINAPEIGVYGVDHVAVAEGLGCKAIRVTEPDRIQDAFAQAQAWMDEYQVPVVVELVLERVTNISMGADIDSVTEFEETLDLPVEESETVLV from the coding sequence ATGGCGAGAATGACGGCGGCGGAAGCGGCGGTGCGGGTGCTGGAGCGGGAGGGCATCGACGTCTGCTTCGGCGTCCCCGGCGCCGCGATCAACCCCTTCTATGCGGCGATGCAGCGGCGCGGCACGATGCGCCATGTCCTGGCCCGCCATGTGGAGGGTGCCTCGCACATGGCGGAGGGCTATACCAGGGCCAAGGCCGGCAACATCGGCGTGTGCATCGGCACCTCCGGCCCGGCCGGCACCGACATGATCACCGGCCTCTACTCGGCCATCGCCGATTCCATCCCGATCCTGTGCATCACCGGGCAGGCGCCTCGTGCCCGCCTGCACAAGGAGGATTTCCAGGCGATCAACGTGCCGGACATCGCCAAGCCGGTGACGAAATGGGCGCTGACCGTGCTGGAACCGGCGCAGGTGCCCTACGTCTTCCAGCAGGCCTTCCACCTGATGCGCAGCGGCCGTCCCGGCCCGGTGCTGATCGACCTGCCGATCGACGTCCAGATGGCGGAGATCGAGTTCGACGACGAAACCTATGAGCCGCTGCCGGTCTACAAGCCCGCGGCCACCCGTGCCCAGGTCGAGAAGGCGCTGGCGATGTTCGCGGCGGCGGAGCGTCCGCTGGTCGTGGCCGGCGGCGGCATCATCAACGCCGATGCGTCCGACAAGCTGGTTGAGTTCGCCGAGCTGCTCGGCGTGCCGGTGATCCCGACGCTGATGGGCTGGGGCACCATCCCCGACGACCATCCGCTGATGGCCGGCATGGTCGGCTTGCAGACCGCCCACCGCTACGGCAACGCCACCATGCTGAAGTCCGACTTCGTGCTGGGCATCGGCAACCGCTGGGCCAACCGCCACACCGGCTCGGTCGAGGTCTACACCAAGGGCCGCAAGTTCGTGCATGTCGACATCGAACCGACCCAGATCGGCCGGGTCTTCATGCCGGATCTCGGCATCGTGTCGGATGCCGGCGCGGCACTCGACCTGTTCATCGAGGTCGCCAAGGAGTGGAAGGCCGAGGGCCGCTTCAAGGATCTCGGCGGCTGGGTCAGGGACTGCCAGGGCCGCAAGCGGTCGATGCACCGCCGCAGCGACTTCGATCAGGTGCCGATGAAGCCGCAGCGCGTCTATCAGGAGATGAACAGCGCCTTCGGCCAGGACACCACCTACGTCACCACCATCGGCCTGTCGCAGATCGCCGGCGCGCAGTTCCTGCACGTCTACAAGCCGCGTCATTGGATCAACTGCGGCCAGGCCGGTCCGCTGGGCTGGACCCTGCCGGCGGCGCTCGGCGTCCGGGTGGCCGATCCGAAGCGGCGCATCGTCGCGCTGTCCGGCGACTACGACTTCCAGTTCATGATCGAGGAGCTGGCGGTCGGTGCCCAGCACAAGCTGCCCTACATCCATGTTCTGGTGAACAACGCCTATCTCGGCCTGATCCGGCAGGCGCAGCGCGCCTTCCAGATGGATTTCCAGGTGCAGCTGTCCTTCGAGAACATCAACGCGCCTGAGATCGGCGTTTATGGCGTCGATCACGTCGCGGTTGCCGAGGGGCTGGGCTGCAAGGCGATCCGCGTCACCGAGCCCGATCGCATCCAGGACGCCTTCGCCCAGGCCCAGGCCTGGATGGACGAGTATCAGGTGCCGGTCGTCGTCGAGCTGGTGCTGGAGCGTGTGACCAACATCTCCATGGGTGCCGACATCGACAGCGTCACCGAGTTCGAGGAGACCCTTGACCTGCCGGTGGAGGAGAGCGAGACCGTTCTGGTCTGA
- the puuE gene encoding allantoinase PuuE has translation MTDTAHPQGYPRDMIGYGATPPQANWPGGARVAVQFVINYEEGGENCVLHGDAASEAFLSEIVGAQPIPGARHMNMESIYEYGSRAGFWRLHRMFTERNLPVTVYGVAMALERNPEVVAAMKAAGWEIATHGWRWIDYQHLPAEVEHEHMLRAIELHTRVTGERPLGWYLGRCSPNTWRLVAEEGGFVYNADSYADDLPYWDDSHGRPQLIVPYTLDANDMRFATNQGFNSGDQFFAYLKDSFDTLYAEGETAPKMLSIGLHCRLVGRPGRAASLARFLDYVRSHDKAWVATRLDIARHWIAEHPYTAT, from the coding sequence ATGACCGACACCGCCCATCCCCAGGGCTATCCCCGCGACATGATCGGCTATGGCGCCACCCCGCCGCAGGCCAACTGGCCGGGCGGCGCCCGCGTGGCGGTGCAGTTCGTCATCAATTACGAGGAGGGCGGCGAGAACTGCGTTCTCCACGGCGATGCGGCGTCGGAAGCCTTCCTGTCGGAGATCGTCGGCGCCCAGCCGATCCCCGGCGCTCGGCACATGAACATGGAGTCGATCTACGAATACGGCTCCCGCGCCGGCTTCTGGCGGCTGCACCGGATGTTCACCGAGCGCAACCTGCCGGTCACCGTCTATGGCGTCGCCATGGCGCTGGAGCGCAATCCCGAGGTGGTCGCCGCCATGAAGGCCGCCGGCTGGGAGATCGCCACCCATGGCTGGCGCTGGATCGACTACCAGCATCTGCCGGCGGAGGTGGAGCACGAGCACATGCTGCGCGCCATCGAGCTCCACACCCGCGTCACCGGGGAACGGCCGCTCGGCTGGTATCTCGGGCGGTGCAGCCCCAACACCTGGCGTCTGGTCGCCGAGGAGGGCGGCTTCGTCTACAACGCTGACTCTTACGCCGACGACCTGCCCTATTGGGACGACAGCCATGGCCGGCCGCAGCTGATCGTGCCCTACACGCTCGACGCCAACGACATGCGTTTCGCAACCAACCAGGGCTTCAACAGCGGCGACCAGTTCTTCGCCTATCTGAAGGACAGCTTCGACACGCTCTATGCCGAGGGCGAGACGGCACCGAAGATGCTGTCCATCGGCCTGCATTGCCGTCTGGTCGGGCGTCCCGGCCGAGCCGCGTCGCTGGCCCGTTTCCTCGACTATGTGCGCAGCCATGACAAGGCGTGGGTGGCGACCCGGCTCGACATCGCCCGCCACTGGATCGCCGAACACCCCTACACCGCGACGTGA
- a CDS encoding CBS domain-containing protein, giving the protein MKVEDILRKKGTRIGMVRINETVATALRLMKAENTGALVVKDVCRTEGNTVVGVISERDVVRALVDRGPGILEQAVSALMTRDPYCCSPSDPVRHVLSLMDEHGIRHVPVLEGSTLVGVVSVRDLIRQQLEDMRADGLAPVAAAGSDSWDFPVVANQ; this is encoded by the coding sequence ATGAAGGTCGAGGACATTCTCCGCAAGAAGGGCACGCGCATCGGCATGGTGCGCATCAACGAAACCGTCGCCACCGCACTGCGTCTGATGAAGGCGGAGAACACCGGGGCGCTGGTGGTCAAGGACGTCTGCCGCACCGAGGGCAACACGGTGGTCGGCGTCATTTCCGAACGCGACGTGGTCCGCGCGCTGGTCGACCGCGGGCCGGGCATCCTGGAACAGGCGGTGTCGGCGCTGATGACGCGCGATCCCTATTGCTGCAGCCCGTCCGATCCGGTGCGCCATGTGCTGAGCCTGATGGACGAGCACGGCATCCGCCATGTCCCGGTGCTGGAGGGATCGACCCTGGTCGGTGTCGTCAGCGTCCGCGACCTGATCCGCCAGCAGCTGGAAGACATGCGGGCCGACGGCCTCGCGCCGGTCGCCGCCGCCGGGTCGGACAGCTGGGACTTTCCCGTCGTCGCCAACCAGTAA